A DNA window from Daucus carota subsp. sativus chromosome 3, DH1 v3.0, whole genome shotgun sequence contains the following coding sequences:
- the LOC108212823 gene encoding putative disease resistance protein At1g59780 produces MENQSPDQISPLSDVLSDESGDQEVGTSVFRERITINFQLLEVRRELLRAEQSLKLCLKNTDIQFLESVVGPGLDSQLQWIILKLRITSSMLEAAIEKTNSGSASEVETRKLESLCNSLLEIIRLIDEDITGNLISEEIVEYSSPTEVRAYARRFSGKISSVEAQINGLHDWTTTLGLTSAGCGQTMCLADNRFIVEAGTGHEKKDADTVGLEEDVQVITNKLISGETAPALVAITGGKGIGKTTLARKIYHNPEVAHHFPCRAWVTLPLDFEPNSFLFSIAKQVLIGFAENDSIKKIKYKLSRLWCFQRYLIVLDDAHAIEEATKALQELCSNQSNGSKLLITTTKRDLVKASPCCYIHERRVLGDEEAWELFTARLLFKVNQEVEQLAREVTKKCSGRPSSVLKLADFMSSKASTQEQWFVKLSQMNEPHASHYLSLSSSSDLMSSSNRQCLNVPHASHYLSLASSFDLMSSSNKQCLLYFILFPHNEIPARRLIVLWVAEGLVDQPPQSAETPESAGEKILNELVQNCMIQVAKWKSNGKVKTCRLDYSLMDTLLLEAGKASFLKSNLQVTASKSSSKKGPILRVADHLDNNSSIFSHIHENDSIGSSSFKQQYKKLISFISFDSREGPVPGQDIGNFINRGTNLNCFQMICVVDLEGTFRPKLPDSIKKLSQLRYLGLRRTYTELLPASIGKLLNLQTLDLKHTCLRSLPGSIWKLQQLRHLYLSESYRSRIMAPGSSSSLLDIQTLWGAFVDEETQIEDGLNRLTNLRKLGLVYRLPVKEQGILADWISKLHHLESLRLRSIDDMNNPSLLYLTTISGLGKLSSLYLLGTLANPFVLETFPESLTEITLSLSGIFFDPMRVLEKLPNLRILNLYAGSYTKKTMVCSSGGFPLLRVLNLWKLEELEEWIVKDGSLVILRHLEIRSCLKLKMIPEGLKHLEHCRELKLTNMPDNFKARITKDEGVDWQNVAHIASVIIRN; encoded by the exons ATGGAAAATCAAAGTCCAGATCAAATCTCACCTTTGTCTGATGTTCTTTCAg ATGAGAGTGGTGATCAAGAAGTTGGCACAAGTGTTTTCCGCGAGAGGATTACCATAAACTTCCAGTTGCTGGAGGTCCGGAGGGAGTTATTAAGAGCGGAACAAAGCCTTAAACTCTGTTTGAAAAACACGGATATACAATTCTTAGAATCCGTAGTGGGGCCTGGACTCGATAGCCAACTTCAGTGGATAATTTTGAAACTTCGTATTACTTCCTCCATGTTGGAAGCTGCAATTGAGAAGACTAATTCAGGATCAGCCTCAGAAGTTGAAACCAGGAAGCTGGAGAGTCTTTGCAATTCTCTATTGGAGATCATCAGACTGATAGATGAAGACATCACTGGCAATCTTATTTCAGAAGAAATTGTGGAATATTCTTCTCCTACTGAAGTACGCGCATATGCAAGACGATTCAGTGGAAAGATTTCGTCAGTTGAGGCTCAGATTAATGGCCTCCATGACTGGACAACAACATTGGGGCTTACATCTGCTGGATGTGGACAAACAATGTGTCTCGCAGATAATAGATTTATTGTGGAAGCAGGAACAGGACACGAAAAAAAGGATGCAGATACAGTGGGTCTAGAGGAAGATGTCCAGGTTATAACAAACAAGTTGATTTCAGGCGAAACAGCACCAGCACTAGTAGCAATTACTGGTGGAAAAGGCATCGGAAAAACCACTCTGGCTAGAAAAATCTACCACAATCCTGAGGTTGCTCATCATTTCCCTTGTCGTGCTTGGGTGACTTTACCTCTTGATTTTGAGCCTAATTCTTTCTTGTTTAGCATAGCAAAGCAAGTTCTGATAGGCTTTGCAGAAAATGACtccattaaaaaaataaaatataagctaTCACGCTTGTGGTGCTTTCAGAGGTATCTAATAGTCCTTGATGATGCACATGCAATTGAAGAAGCCACCAAGGCTCTTCAAGAATTATGCTCAAATCAATCTAATGGGAGTAAACTCTTGATCACAACCACCAAAAGAGACCTTGTAAAGGCTTCCCCATGTTGCTATATTCACGAAAGGCGAGTTTTGGGTGATGAAGAAGCATGGGAGTTGTTCACTGCTAGATTACTTTTCAAGGTTAATCAAGAAGTGGAACAACTAGCACGAGAGGTTACAAAAAAGTGCTCAGGCCGCCCTTCATCGGTATTGAAGTTGGCAGATTTCATGTCCAGTAAAGCATCGACGCAGGAGCAGTGGTTTGTTAAACTAAGCCAAATGAATGAACCCCATGCCTCCCACTATCTTTCCTTGTCCTCCAGTTCTGATCTTATGTCGTCAAGTAACAGACAGTGCCTGAATGTTCCCCATGCATCCCACTATCTTTCCCTGGCCTCCAGCTTTGATCTTATGTCATCAAGTAACAAACAGTGCCTTCTGTATTTTATACTTTTCCCCCACAATGAAATCCCTGCCAGGAGATTAATTGTGTTGTGGGTTGCTGAGGGACTGGTAGATCAACCACCACAGAGTGCTGAAACACCAGAATCTGCGGGTGAGAAGATTCTGAATGAGTTAGTCCAAAACTGCATGATCCAAGTTGCAAAGTGGAAGTCAAACGGAAAAGTGAAAACATGTAGGCTGGACTACAGTTTGATGGATACTTTACTGTTAGAAGCAGGGAAAGCTAGCTTTCTCAAAAGCAACTTACAAGTCACTGCCTCTAAGTCATCCAGCAAGAAAGGTCCAATCCTTCGAGTAGCAGATCATCTTGACAATAATTCTtccatattttcacatattcaCGAGAATGACAGCATTGGCTCCTCTTCATTTAAGCAACAGTACAAAAAActtatttcatttatttcatTTGATTCACGGGAAGGGCCTGTACCTGGACAAGACATAGGCAACTTCATCAATCGAGGTACTAACTTGAATTGCTTTCAAATGATTTGTGTAGTTGACCTTGAAGGCACGTTTAGGCCTAAACTACCAGATTCAATCAAAAAGCTATCTCAGCTGAGGTATCTAGGCCTTAGGCGCACCTACACAGAGCTACTTCCTGCGTCAATAGGAAAATTGTTAAATCTTCAAACCTTGGATCTGAAACACACTTGCCTCAGGAGTCTCCCTGGTTCCATATGGAAGCTGCAACAACTACGACATTTGTACCTGAGTGAGAGCTATCGCAGTAGGATCATGGCACCCGGAAGTTCTAGTTCGCTTCTGGATATACAGACATTATGGGGTGCGTTTGTAGATGAAGAAACACAGATTGAAGATGGTCTAAACAGATTGACCAATCTTAGAAAGTTAGGTTTGGTATACAGGTTACCAGTAAAAGAGCAGGGTATATTAGCCGACTGGATATCAAAATTGCATCACCTAGAATCCTTAAGGCTGAGATCAATTGATGATATGAATAACCCCTCTCTCCTTTACTTAACAACTATTTCAGGCCTCGGCAAGCTGTCCAGTCTGTATTTACTTGGAACTCTAGCCAATCCATTTGTCTTGGAGACATTTCCAGAAAGCCTAACGGAAATCACTCTGTCACTTTCTGGGATATTTTTTGATCCAATGCGGGTGCTGGAGAAGCTTCCAAATCTAAGGATCCTCAACCTATATGCAGGCTCGTATACTAAAAAAACAATGGTCTGCTCATCAGGAGGATTTCCTTTGCTCCGAGTTCTAAATTTGTGGAAGTTGGAGGAACTTGAAGAATGGATCGTGAAAGATGGATCCTTGGTGATTCTTAGACATTTAGAGATC
- the LOC108214765 gene encoding dnaJ protein homolog: protein MFGRAPKKSDNSKYYDVLGVSKNASQDDLKKAYRKAAIKNHPDKGGDPEKFKEISQAYEVLSDPEKREIYDQYGEDALKEGMGGGGGGHDPFDIFSSFFGGGSPFGGGGSSRGRRQRRGEDVVHPLKVSLEDLYSGTTKKLSLSRNVICSKCNGKGSKSGASMKCTGCQGSGMKVSIRHLGPSMIQQMQHPCNECKGTGESISDRDRCTQCKGEKVVQQKKVLDVVVDKGMQNGQKITFAGEADEAPDTVTGDIVFVLQQKEHPKFKRKGDDLFVEHTLSLTEALCGYQFVLTHLDGRHLLIKSNPGEVIKPDQFKSISDEGMPMYQRGFMKGNLYVHFSVEFPDSLTLDQVKALEAVLPPKPAQQMTPMELDECEETTLHDVNIEEEMRRKQAQAQQEAYDEDEDMHGGAQRVQCAQQ, encoded by the exons ATGTTTGGAAGGGCTCCCAAGAAAAGCGATAACTCCAAGTACTATGATGTTTTGGGGGTGTCCAAGAATGCTTCACAAGATGACTTGAAGAAGGCTTATAGGAAGGCTGCTATCAAGAATCATCCTGATAAGGGGGGCGATCCTGAAAAG TTCAAGGAGATATCTCAGGCTTATGAGGTTTTGAGTGATCCCGAGAAGCGTGAGATTTATGATCAGTATGGTGAGGATGCGCTCAAGGAAGGAAtgggaggtggtggtggtgggcaTGACCCATTCGACATCTTCTCATCTTTCTTTGGTGGAGGAAGCCCATTTG GTGGTGGTGGCAGTAGCAGAGGACGAAGACAGAGGAGAGGAGAGGATGTTGTGCATCCCCTTAAGGTATCCCTTGAGGATTTATACAGTGGTACCACAAAGAAGCTGTCTCTATCCCGTAATGTGATTTGCTCGAAGTGCAATGG CAAGGGATCAAAATCTGGTGCTTCCATGAAGTGTACTGGTTGCCaagggtctggaatgaaggtgtCAATCAGGCATTTGGGACCCTCTATGATTCAGCAGATGCAGCATCCTTGCAATGAGTGCAAAGGAACAGGAGAGAGTATCAGTGACAGGGATCGCTGTACTCAATGTAAGGGTGAGAAGGTTGTTCAACAAAAGAAGGTTTTGGATGTTGTTGTAGACAAGGGTATGCAGAATGGGCAGAAGATCACATTTGCTGGAGAAGCTGATGAAGCG CCTGATACTGTCACAGGGGATATAGTTTTTGTCTTACAGCAGAAAGAACATCCCAAGTTCAAGAGAAAGGGTGATGATCTTTTTGTGGAGCACACATTGTCACTGACTGAAGCCCTTTGCGGCTACCAGTTTGTTTTGACTCATCTGGACGGCAGGCACTTGCTTATCAAGTCTAATCCTGGAGAGGTTATCAAGCCTG ATCAATTCAAGTCTATCAGTGATGAGGGTATGCCGATGTATCAAAGAGGCTTCATGAAGGGTAACCTCTACGTTCACTTCAGTGTTGAGTTCCCAGATTCCCTGACCCTCGACCAGGTGAAGGCACTAGAGGCTGTGCTCCCACCAAAGCCCGCGCAGCAGATGACCCCAATGGAGTTGGATGAGTGTGAAGAGACCACCTTACATGATGTCAACATTGAAGAGGAGATGAGAAGGAAGCAAGCACAGGCGCAGCAGGAGGCCTACGACGAGGATGAAGACATGCACGGTGGAGCTCAGAGAGTGCAATGTGCTCAGCAGTAG
- the LOC108210842 gene encoding uncharacterized protein LOC108210842: MEANLQIKFTTCIFFAAVVSLMISPSLQSTTSVKYCDKKANYAVKVEGIDMIPFPIVSGQPATFKISASSGQAISGGKMSLQVLFLGISVHTESHDICEKSSCPISAGKFVLSHTQVLPGITPPGSYTLKMRMTDESNNQLTCISFNFKISSGSYDAAL; the protein is encoded by the exons ATGGAGGCCAATCTGCAGATAAAGTTCacaacttgtatcttctttGCTGCTGttgtttctttgatgatcagcCCTTCACTTCAATCCACCACCTCTGTCAAATACTGCG ATAAGAAAGCCAATTATGCTGTCAAAGTGGAAGGGATTGACATGATTCCTTTTCCGATTGTGAGTGGACAACCGGCTACCTTTAAGATTTCAGCTTCCTCGG GTCAAGCAATATCCGGAGGAAAAATGTCTCTTCAGGTTCTGTTTTTAGGGATCAGTGTCCATACAGAATCTCATGATATTTGTGAGAAGTCAAGTTGCCCTATATCAGCTGGTAAATTTGTGCTTTCGCACACTCAAGTTCTACCTGGAATCACTCCTCCT GGCTCTTACACTCTTAAGATGAGGATGACCGATGAGTCCAACAATCAATTGACTTGCATAAGCTTCAACTTTAAAATTAGTTCTGGATCATATGATGCGGCTCTTTGA
- the LOC108210917 gene encoding outer envelope protein 39, chloroplastic — MGAQKSIHAGKAKVDLNVDFTHKLCAALMLQPFRDTGSPLSLVIGSLCIKHPNLFGKSEKLDLLWDKGLYDSNVSIAYRKPRPEWLTQQTLFLQHSVSPEVAIHGLPFDNFSRSGSGGVNLCRVSAGLDLSEPAGTNWSSKTSVKFEHVRPMNDNGHSITRDVHGFPVTCSGAHHDSMVVLKQESRFARANDGSFTKLNLQIEQGIPLLSKWLIFNRFKFVASRGLKLGPTFLLTSLTGGSIVGDIAPYQAFAIGGLGSVRGYGEGAVGTGRSCLVANSELILPLNQMCEGAIFMDCGSDLGSGCYVPGDPALRHGKPGSGVGGGCGLRFKFPLGHLQVDYAINAFQQKTVYFGFSNVAS, encoded by the exons ATGGGAGCTCAGAAGAGCATCCATGCCGGCAAAG CTAAGGTAGACTTGAATGTTGATTTTACACATAAGCTATGTGCTGCTTTGATGCTTCAGCCCTTCAG GGATACTGGTAGTCCACTCTCACTTGTTATTGGGAG TCTTTGCATTAAACACCCTAATTTATTCGGAAAAAGTGAGAAGCTTGATTTATTGTGGGACAAAGGGTTATATGATTCCAATGTGTCCATTGCTTACAGAAAGCCGAGGCCTGAGTGGCTTACGCAACAAACATTGTTCCTTCAG CACTCTGTTTCACCTGAGGTCGCTATCCATGGTTTGCCCTTCGACAATTTCTCCCGTTCAGGGAGTGGAGGTGTGAATCTCTGTCGAGTATCTGCTGGACTAGATCTTAGTGAGCCTGCAGGCACCAACTGGAGCAGCAAAACAAGTGTAAAGTTTGAG CATGTCCGTCCAATGAATGACAATGGTCATTCGATCACCAGAGATGTTCATGGATTTCCAGTGACTTGCAG TGGTGCACATCATGACAGTATGGTAGTACTTAAGCAAGAGTCTCGTTTTGCACGAGCAAATGATGGGAGTTTCACCAAA CTTAATTTACAAATAGAACAAGGGATTCCTCTTCTATCTAAGTGGCTAATCTTTAACCGGTTCAAGTTCGTTGCATCGAGGGGGCTTAAGCTTGGGCCTACTTTTCTATTAACCAG CCTTACAGGTGGTTCTATTGTGGGTGATATAGCTCCTTATCAAGCATTTGCTATTGGAGGACTTGGTAGTGTGCGAGGATACGGGGAGGGTGCAGTTGGGACCGGTAGATCCTGTTTAGTTGCAAACAGTGAATTAATATTACCTTTG AATCAAATGTGTGAAGGTGCGATTTTTATGGACTGTGGATCTGACTTGGGTTCTGGGTGTTATGTTCCAG GTGATCCTGCTCTGAGACACGGTAAACCAGGGAGCGGAGTTGGGGGTGGATGTGGCCTTAGGTTCAAGTTTCCGTTAGGTCACCTCCAGGTGGACTATGCTATAAACGCATTCCAACAAAAAACTGTTTACTTCGGTTTCAGCAACGTTGCCTCATGA